Proteins from a single region of Nocardiopsis dassonvillei subsp. dassonvillei DSM 43111:
- a CDS encoding MarR family winged helix-turn-helix transcriptional regulator, with protein sequence MSTENSRPGPPVTSPSIILLTLARGIETELNAALAPLDLTVARLGLLGHISGVPGASFSDLARMSGITVQSVHGSVKSLVAAGLVRDHTSRAGAASAIEITDEGARLLDAARQAVASVDTAMFGPDADPVRRRVGEAAREAFGAPGGS encoded by the coding sequence GTGAGCACCGAGAACAGCCGCCCCGGACCGCCCGTGACCAGTCCCTCGATCATCCTGCTGACCCTGGCGCGCGGTATCGAGACCGAACTGAACGCCGCGCTCGCGCCCCTGGACCTGACGGTCGCCCGGCTCGGGCTGCTCGGCCACATCTCCGGGGTTCCGGGCGCCTCGTTCAGCGATCTGGCGCGGATGTCGGGGATCACGGTCCAGAGCGTGCACGGCTCGGTGAAGTCGCTGGTCGCCGCGGGCCTGGTGCGCGACCACACGTCGCGGGCCGGGGCTGCCTCGGCGATCGAGATCACCGACGAGGGCGCCCGCCTGCTCGACGCGGCCAGGCAGGCGGTGGCCTCGGTGGACACCGCGATGTTCGGGCCGGACGCCGACCCCGTGCGGCGGCGGGTGGGCGAGGCCGCGCGGGAGGCCTTCGGCGCCCCGGGCGGCTCCTGA
- a CDS encoding DUF3817 domain-containing protein, translated as MSISPRVTAIVFRVVAIIEALTWIGLLGGMYVKYLGSGSEAGVHLFGPLHGGAFVLYVVVTLAAALHLRWNLWATLVALAASVPPLGTLAADWWLHRTGRLAPRAEERDRVPEPVA; from the coding sequence GTGAGCATCAGTCCCCGTGTCACAGCGATCGTCTTCCGCGTGGTGGCGATCATCGAGGCCCTGACCTGGATCGGCCTCCTGGGCGGCATGTACGTCAAGTACCTGGGCAGCGGCAGCGAGGCGGGCGTGCACCTCTTCGGCCCCCTGCACGGGGGCGCCTTCGTGCTCTACGTGGTGGTCACCCTGGCCGCCGCCCTGCACCTGCGCTGGAACCTGTGGGCGACCCTGGTGGCCCTGGCCGCCTCCGTGCCTCCCCTGGGCACCCTGGCCGCGGACTGGTGGCTGCACCGCACCGGGCGTCTGGCCCCCCGCGCCGAGGAGCGGGACCGCGTGCCCGAGCCCGTGGCCTGA
- a CDS encoding MBL fold metallo-hydrolase: protein MSGARVEHLTTSGVFALDGGEWEVENNVWIVGDRDQALVIDAAHDAGAILGAVGDRELVAVVCTHAHNDHVNAAPALAEATGAPILLHPADRVLWDMTHPDRAPDAELSQGQDITIAGTRLTVLHTPGHAPGAVCLYAPDLGVLFSGDTLFQGGPGATGRSYSDFPTIVESIRDRLFSLPEDTVVNTGHGPSTTIGAEAPHLQEWIDRGH from the coding sequence GTGAGCGGCGCGCGCGTGGAACACCTGACCACCTCGGGGGTCTTCGCCCTGGACGGCGGGGAGTGGGAGGTCGAGAACAACGTCTGGATCGTGGGCGACCGCGACCAGGCCCTGGTCATCGACGCCGCGCACGACGCGGGCGCGATCCTGGGCGCGGTGGGCGACCGCGAACTCGTGGCGGTGGTGTGCACGCACGCGCACAACGACCACGTCAACGCGGCCCCGGCGCTGGCCGAGGCCACGGGCGCGCCCATCCTGTTGCACCCGGCCGACCGGGTGCTGTGGGACATGACCCACCCGGACCGCGCGCCCGACGCGGAGCTGTCCCAGGGGCAGGACATCACCATCGCCGGGACCAGGCTGACCGTCCTGCACACCCCGGGCCACGCCCCGGGCGCGGTGTGCCTGTACGCACCCGACCTGGGCGTGCTGTTCAGCGGCGACACCCTGTTCCAGGGCGGCCCGGGGGCGACGGGACGGTCCTACTCGGACTTCCCGACGATCGTGGAGTCCATCCGCGACCGGCTGTTCAGCCTGCCGGAGGACACGGTGGTCAACACCGGGCACGGCCCGTCCACGACGATCGGCGCCGAGGCGCCCCACCTCCAGGAGTGGATCGACCGGGGACACTGA
- the bla gene encoding class A beta-lactamase, which produces MLLSPLRRTGLAALAAVTLVPAAACGADGSGPAPGTEPSAGPSAEGSAGRSAPADLSAGFADEFADLEEEFDARLGVYAVDTGSGEEVAHRPDERFAYCSTHKAFSAALVLQRNTPEEMEEVVTYDADDVFGHSPVTEQHVDTGLPLMEVADAAVRYSDNTAANLLFDELGGPDGFEGAMEEMGDDVIEADRVEPGLSRWAPGDTRDTSTPRAMAGSLREFVLGDALPEDRREVLTRMLVDNLTGDELIRAGVPEGWEVGDKTGSGNYGTRNDIAVIWPPEGDPIVLAVMSSRDEEDAEYDNALIAGAAEVVVEALG; this is translated from the coding sequence ATGTTGCTTTCACCCCTACGGCGCACCGGACTCGCGGCCCTGGCCGCGGTCACCCTCGTTCCCGCCGCCGCCTGCGGGGCGGACGGTTCCGGACCGGCTCCGGGGACGGAGCCCTCGGCCGGGCCCTCCGCCGAGGGCTCGGCCGGGCGGTCGGCCCCGGCCGACCTCTCCGCCGGGTTCGCCGACGAGTTCGCGGACCTGGAGGAGGAGTTCGACGCGCGGCTGGGCGTCTACGCGGTGGACACGGGCAGCGGCGAGGAGGTCGCGCACCGCCCCGACGAGCGGTTCGCCTACTGCTCCACCCACAAGGCCTTCAGCGCGGCGCTGGTGCTCCAGCGGAACACGCCCGAGGAGATGGAGGAGGTCGTCACCTACGACGCCGACGACGTGTTCGGCCACTCACCGGTCACCGAACAGCACGTCGACACCGGGTTGCCCCTCATGGAGGTGGCCGACGCCGCCGTCCGCTACAGCGACAACACCGCCGCCAACCTGCTCTTCGACGAACTCGGCGGACCCGACGGGTTCGAGGGGGCGATGGAGGAGATGGGCGACGACGTGATCGAGGCCGACCGCGTCGAACCCGGCCTGAGCCGGTGGGCGCCCGGTGACACCCGGGACACGAGCACGCCGCGCGCCATGGCCGGGAGCCTGCGCGAGTTCGTCCTCGGCGACGCCCTGCCCGAGGACCGGCGCGAGGTGCTCACGCGGATGCTCGTCGACAACCTGACCGGGGACGAGCTGATCCGCGCCGGGGTGCCCGAGGGCTGGGAGGTCGGCGACAAGACGGGGAGCGGGAACTACGGCACGCGCAACGACATCGCCGTCATCTGGCCCCCGGAGGGCGACCCCATCGTCCTCGCCGTCATGTCCAGCCGCGACGAGGAGGACGCCGAGTACGACAACGCGCTGATCGCCGGGGCCGCCGAGGTCGTGGTGGAGGCCCTGGGCTGA
- a CDS encoding multidrug effflux MFS transporter, with product MTLASARPNRRAQITTDVQVVPDAQNVPSAHNPPHHHDVPQQAGPARQEATAATARTRRRTLLLVLVLGVLSAIGPLATDLYLPALPQIAADLGTSEASVKLTLTSVMAGLALGQLVIGPLSDRWGRRAPLLVGIGVFTATTLAIATVSSVEMFSLLRFGQGLSAAAGLVISRAIVRDVFDGDAAATFFSRLVLLSGLAPMLGPILGGQLLFFGPWQLLFAVLGATGLATFALVLFGLPESLPPEQRERVSPRAQLRVFGRLLRDIRFTAPTLTLALSFGMSFTYISTFSFVAHSRFGASAQEFSLVFAVTTLGMIIGNQLNAYLIRRVEIHRRLFLGLAGSIASVAALALLGSSGGASLVTVTAALFVMMVFTGLVSPNATALALDGQPPKIAGSGSALLGTLQFGIGSGLASTAGLTGPVTLSSMTAVMLATAVAAAVVFTAFAVRTRRTALATA from the coding sequence GTGACCCTTGCTTCCGCACGTCCGAATCGTCGTGCCCAGATCACCACGGACGTCCAGGTCGTCCCGGACGCCCAGAACGTCCCGTCCGCCCACAACCCCCCGCACCACCACGACGTGCCGCAGCAGGCCGGTCCGGCCCGCCAGGAGGCCACGGCCGCCACGGCCCGGACGCGCCGCCGCACGCTGCTGCTCGTCCTGGTCCTCGGCGTGCTGTCCGCGATCGGCCCGCTCGCCACCGACCTGTACCTGCCCGCGCTGCCCCAGATCGCCGCCGACCTGGGCACCAGCGAGGCCAGCGTCAAGCTCACCCTGACCTCGGTGATGGCCGGTCTGGCCCTGGGCCAGCTCGTCATCGGCCCGCTCAGCGACCGCTGGGGGCGCCGCGCGCCGCTGCTGGTCGGCATCGGCGTGTTCACCGCCACCACCCTCGCCATCGCGACGGTGAGCAGCGTGGAGATGTTCAGCCTGCTGCGCTTCGGCCAGGGGCTGTCGGCCGCGGCCGGACTGGTGATCTCGCGCGCGATCGTGCGGGACGTGTTCGACGGCGACGCCGCCGCCACCTTCTTCTCCCGGCTGGTGCTGCTCTCCGGCCTGGCCCCCATGCTCGGCCCGATCCTGGGCGGCCAGCTGCTCTTCTTCGGACCCTGGCAGCTGCTCTTCGCCGTGCTCGGCGCGACCGGGCTGGCGACCTTCGCACTGGTGCTGTTCGGCCTGCCCGAGAGCCTGCCGCCCGAGCAGCGCGAGCGGGTCAGTCCGCGTGCGCAGCTGCGGGTGTTCGGCCGCCTGCTGCGCGACATCCGCTTCACCGCTCCCACGCTCACGCTCGCGCTGAGCTTCGGGATGAGCTTCACCTACATCTCGACGTTCTCGTTCGTGGCCCACTCGCGCTTCGGGGCCAGCGCCCAGGAGTTCAGCCTGGTGTTCGCGGTGACCACGCTCGGCATGATCATCGGCAACCAGCTGAACGCCTACCTCATCCGCCGGGTGGAGATCCACCGCCGCCTGTTCCTGGGCCTGGCCGGGTCGATCGCCTCGGTGGCCGCGCTGGCGCTGCTGGGGTCCTCGGGCGGCGCGAGCCTGGTGACGGTGACCGCCGCGCTGTTCGTGATGATGGTGTTCACCGGTCTGGTGTCGCCGAACGCCACGGCGCTGGCCCTGGACGGACAGCCGCCGAAGATCGCCGGAAGCGGCTCGGCCCTGCTGGGCACGCTCCAGTTCGGCATCGGCTCCGGCCTGGCCTCGACCGCCGGGCTGACCGGCCCGGTGACCCTGTCCAGCATGACCGCGGTCATGCTCGCCACGGCCGTGGCCGCCGCGGTGGTGTTCACCGCTTTCGCGGTGCGTACGCGGCGCACCGCGCTGGCGACCGCCTGA
- a CDS encoding DNA alkylation repair protein: MATAPLTARAFLARLDEHRSDEELRKYQRYFRFEAGHQPEDDYFVGVRMGTVFALAKEFVDMPLDQVEELMDSPVHEARAGAMSIMEKKARHRRSTPGQVAALAELYLRRHDRVNNWDLVDLAAHHVLGRHLRDRPRGVLYTLARSDDPWRRRTAIVATAHFIAHDDLDDAFALSEILLGDDHELVQKAVGWMLRAAGDKDRDRLLAFLDTHAARAPRPLLRAAIEKLDPGQRAHYRGR; the protein is encoded by the coding sequence ATGGCCACCGCACCGCTGACCGCCCGCGCCTTCCTGGCGCGCCTCGACGAGCACCGCAGCGACGAGGAACTCCGCAAGTACCAGCGCTACTTCCGCTTCGAGGCCGGACACCAGCCCGAGGACGACTACTTCGTCGGGGTGCGCATGGGCACGGTGTTCGCCCTGGCCAAGGAGTTCGTGGACATGCCCCTCGACCAGGTCGAGGAGCTGATGGACAGCCCTGTGCACGAGGCCCGGGCCGGGGCGATGAGCATCATGGAGAAGAAGGCCCGCCACCGGCGCAGCACGCCCGGACAGGTCGCCGCGCTCGCCGAGCTGTACCTGCGCCGCCACGACCGCGTCAACAACTGGGACCTGGTGGACCTGGCCGCGCACCACGTCCTGGGCCGCCACCTGCGGGACCGCCCCCGCGGGGTCCTGTACACCCTGGCGCGTTCGGACGACCCGTGGCGGCGGCGCACCGCCATCGTGGCGACGGCGCACTTCATCGCCCACGACGACCTCGACGACGCCTTCGCCCTGTCCGAGATCCTCCTGGGCGACGACCACGAACTGGTGCAGAAGGCGGTGGGGTGGATGCTCCGAGCCGCCGGTGACAAGGACCGCGACCGGCTGCTGGCCTTCCTCGACACCCACGCCGCGCGGGCCCCGCGCCCCCTGCTGCGCGCCGCGATCGAGAAGCTCGACCCCGGACAGCGCGCCCACTACCGCGGGCGCTGA
- a CDS encoding SigB/SigF/SigG family RNA polymerase sigma factor, whose translation MSINVPHATHETFDHTPAVPGPRRPVWDEDPTAEDMLAELHGLDRDDPRADDLCERVVVLYQPLVNKLARRYNGRGEPLDDLQQTAMLGLVKAIHGFNPDRGKPFISYLLPTVTGEIKRHFRDHTWAVRVSRRHQENRIKLRQALNDFQQAHARTPTVHELSEEMGLPEAEVGELIQVSESYRSLSLDAPDTSDSDGQEGTRLEDHLGSEDEGLELVVQRESLKPALARLPEREREILMLRFFGDHTQSEIADCLGYSQMHVSRLLNGVLGQLREEMGQDGRARG comes from the coding sequence TTGTCCATCAACGTTCCCCACGCGACGCACGAGACCTTCGACCACACACCAGCCGTCCCCGGACCGCGCAGACCGGTCTGGGACGAGGACCCCACCGCCGAGGACATGCTCGCCGAACTCCACGGCCTGGACAGGGACGATCCGCGGGCCGACGACCTGTGCGAACGGGTCGTGGTCCTCTACCAGCCGCTGGTCAACAAGCTCGCCCGCCGCTACAACGGCCGCGGCGAACCGCTGGACGACCTGCAACAGACCGCCATGCTCGGGCTGGTCAAGGCCATCCACGGCTTCAACCCCGACCGCGGCAAGCCGTTCATCTCCTACCTGCTGCCCACGGTCACCGGTGAGATCAAGCGGCACTTCCGCGACCACACCTGGGCCGTGCGCGTGTCCCGGCGCCACCAGGAGAACCGGATCAAGCTGCGCCAGGCGCTCAACGACTTCCAGCAGGCCCACGCGCGCACGCCCACGGTCCACGAACTCTCCGAGGAGATGGGGCTGCCCGAGGCCGAGGTCGGCGAGCTCATCCAGGTCTCGGAGTCCTACCGCTCCCTGTCACTGGACGCCCCGGACACCTCCGACTCCGACGGCCAGGAGGGCACCCGGCTGGAGGACCACCTGGGCAGCGAGGACGAGGGCCTGGAACTGGTGGTCCAGCGCGAGTCGCTCAAGCCCGCCCTGGCCCGCCTGCCCGAGCGCGAGCGCGAGATCCTCATGCTGCGCTTCTTCGGCGACCACACCCAGTCCGAGATCGCCGACTGTCTCGGCTACTCGCAGATGCACGTCTCCCGGCTCCTCAACGGAGTCCTGGGGCAGCTGCGCGAGGAGATGGGACAGGACGGGCGCGCTCGGGGATGA
- a CDS encoding phosphatidylinositol-specific phospholipase C domain-containing protein codes for MPSARTAALTCAALALALTSAPSPASAAEQALSRTTSVGVHNAYETATFPHFADALDSGAGLLELDVWTDEWFGTWRVNHELVGQHNNCAGATSPDELRRGGDGDLADCLRDVRTWHEANPGHPPLLLKVEMKKGYHAEAGLGPAEFDALADHVLGDALFRPDDLLAGAHATLDEAVRADGWPSRGALAGRVVVYLTPGTFEQGNPFDDLWTDEEQASRLRDLAAGGRLDEAATFPAVLGARGGDPRERYAEELRPWFVVFDGSAPTYTGGIDTSWYGENDYLLVMTDAHAVSPAIDARTPSPEEAAARVRELARAGATTVTSDWAGLPGVLSMVVPHGPGHG; via the coding sequence ATGCCCTCCGCCCGCACCGCCGCGCTGACCTGCGCCGCGCTCGCCCTCGCCCTGACCAGCGCCCCCTCCCCCGCCTCCGCTGCCGAGCAGGCCCTCTCCCGGACCACCTCCGTGGGCGTGCACAACGCCTACGAGACGGCGACCTTCCCCCACTTCGCCGACGCCCTCGACTCCGGTGCCGGGCTCCTGGAACTGGACGTGTGGACCGACGAGTGGTTCGGCACCTGGCGGGTCAACCACGAACTGGTCGGCCAGCACAACAACTGCGCCGGGGCCACCAGCCCCGACGAACTGCGCCGGGGCGGCGACGGCGACCTCGCCGACTGCCTGCGCGACGTGCGCACCTGGCACGAGGCCAACCCCGGCCACCCGCCGCTGCTGCTCAAGGTCGAGATGAAGAAGGGCTACCACGCCGAGGCGGGTCTGGGCCCCGCCGAGTTCGACGCGCTCGCCGACCACGTCCTGGGCGATGCCCTGTTCCGGCCGGACGACCTGCTGGCGGGCGCCCACGCCACCCTGGACGAGGCGGTGCGCGCCGACGGCTGGCCCTCGCGCGGCGCTCTGGCCGGGAGGGTCGTCGTCTACCTGACCCCGGGCACCTTCGAGCAGGGCAACCCCTTCGACGACCTGTGGACCGACGAGGAGCAGGCGTCGCGCCTGCGCGACCTGGCCGCCGGGGGCCGCCTGGACGAGGCGGCCACCTTCCCGGCGGTGCTCGGAGCCCGCGGCGGCGACCCGCGCGAGCGCTACGCCGAGGAGCTGCGGCCGTGGTTCGTCGTCTTCGACGGCAGCGCCCCGACCTACACCGGGGGCATCGACACCTCCTGGTACGGCGAGAACGACTACCTCCTGGTGATGACCGACGCCCACGCGGTGTCCCCCGCGATCGACGCGCGCACCCCCTCCCCGGAGGAGGCCGCCGCCCGCGTGCGCGAACTCGCGCGGGCCGGGGCCACCACGGTGACCAGTGACTGGGCGGGCCTGCCCGGGGTGCTGTCCATGGTCGTCCCGCACGGCCCGGGCCACGGCTGA
- a CDS encoding S-(hydroxymethyl)mycothiol dehydrogenase → MSQRVQGVVCRSKGAPVEITTVVVPDPGPGEAVVRVQACGVCHTDLHYREGGVNDEFPFLLGHEAAGMVESVGEGVTTVAPGDHVILNWRAVCGDCRACRRGRHQYCFDTHNAEQRMTLEDGTELSPALGIGAFAEKTLVAAGQCTKVDPQASPAAAGLLGCGVMAGIGAAINTGGVGIGDSVAVIGCGGVGSAAVAGARLAGAGRIIAVDLEDRKLEWARGFGATHTVNASFTDPVETIRDLTGGFGADVVIDAVGTPRTYEQAFYARDLAGTVVLVGVPTPEMRLDLPLLDVFGRGGALKSSWYGDCLPSRDFPVLIDLYLQGRLDLDGFVTEEIGLGEVEEAFARMERGDVLRSVVVL, encoded by the coding sequence ATGTCTCAGCGGGTACAAGGGGTGGTCTGCCGGTCCAAGGGGGCGCCGGTGGAGATCACCACGGTCGTCGTGCCCGATCCGGGCCCCGGCGAGGCCGTGGTCAGGGTGCAGGCGTGCGGGGTGTGCCACACCGACCTGCACTACCGCGAGGGCGGCGTCAACGACGAGTTCCCCTTCCTGCTCGGGCACGAGGCCGCGGGCATGGTGGAGTCCGTGGGCGAGGGCGTGACCACCGTCGCGCCGGGTGACCACGTGATCCTGAACTGGCGCGCGGTGTGCGGGGACTGCCGTGCCTGCCGCCGGGGACGGCACCAGTACTGCTTCGACACGCACAACGCCGAGCAGCGGATGACGCTGGAGGACGGCACCGAACTCTCCCCCGCCCTGGGCATCGGCGCGTTCGCGGAGAAGACCCTGGTCGCCGCGGGGCAGTGCACCAAGGTGGACCCGCAGGCCTCGCCCGCCGCGGCCGGTCTGCTGGGCTGCGGGGTCATGGCCGGGATCGGCGCCGCCATCAACACCGGCGGCGTGGGCATCGGGGACTCAGTGGCCGTCATCGGCTGCGGCGGCGTGGGCAGCGCGGCCGTCGCGGGCGCGCGGTTGGCCGGGGCCGGACGGATCATCGCCGTGGACCTGGAGGACCGCAAGCTCGAATGGGCGCGCGGGTTCGGCGCCACCCACACCGTCAACGCCTCCTTCACCGACCCGGTCGAGACCATCCGCGACCTGACCGGCGGTTTCGGCGCCGACGTGGTGATCGACGCCGTGGGCACCCCCAGGACCTACGAGCAGGCCTTCTACGCGCGCGACCTGGCGGGCACGGTCGTGCTGGTGGGCGTGCCCACCCCAGAGATGCGCCTGGACCTGCCGCTGCTGGACGTGTTCGGCCGCGGCGGGGCGCTGAAGTCCTCCTGGTACGGCGACTGCCTGCCCTCGCGCGACTTCCCGGTGCTCATCGACCTCTACCTCCAGGGACGCCTGGACCTGGACGGCTTCGTCACCGAGGAGATCGGACTCGGCGAGGTCGAGGAGGCCTTCGCCCGGATGGAACGCGGCGACGTCCTGCGCTCGGTGGTGGTCCTGTGA
- the bla gene encoding class A beta-lactamase: MVFSSHRRTGLAALAAVVLVPATGCAAANGAATPEAEQSASPAASGGPAREFERLEEEFDARLGVYAVDTGSGEEVEHRPDERFAYASTHKALTAALVLQQNTPEEMEEVVTFTEEDLVDYSPVTEQHVDTGMTLMEVADAAVRYSDNTAANLLFEELGGPDAFEDELEAIGDDVTDPERIETELNDWTPGDTSDTSTPRAMAGNLREFTLGDALPEDRREVLNDLLVNNTTGDALIRAGVPEDWRVGDKTGAGSHGTRNDIAVIWPPEGDPIVLAVMSSREAEDAEYDDALIARAAEIVAEELG; the protein is encoded by the coding sequence ATGGTGTTCTCATCCCACCGGCGCACCGGACTCGCGGCCCTGGCCGCGGTCGTCCTCGTCCCCGCCACCGGCTGCGCGGCGGCCAACGGCGCCGCGACCCCCGAGGCGGAGCAGTCGGCCTCTCCGGCGGCCTCCGGCGGTCCCGCCCGGGAGTTCGAGCGGTTGGAGGAGGAGTTCGACGCGCGGCTGGGCGTCTACGCGGTGGACACCGGCAGCGGCGAGGAGGTCGAGCACCGGCCCGACGAGCGGTTCGCCTACGCCTCGACGCACAAGGCCCTGACCGCGGCGCTGGTGCTCCAGCAGAACACGCCCGAGGAGATGGAGGAGGTCGTCACCTTCACCGAGGAGGACCTGGTCGACTACTCGCCGGTCACCGAGCAGCACGTGGACACGGGCATGACGCTGATGGAGGTGGCCGACGCCGCCGTCCGCTACAGCGACAACACCGCCGCCAACCTGCTCTTCGAGGAGCTGGGCGGACCGGACGCGTTCGAGGACGAACTGGAGGCGATCGGCGACGACGTCACCGACCCGGAGCGGATCGAGACCGAACTGAACGACTGGACCCCCGGGGACACCAGCGACACGAGCACGCCCCGCGCCATGGCGGGGAACCTGCGCGAGTTCACCCTCGGCGACGCCCTGCCCGAGGACCGGCGCGAGGTGCTCAACGACCTGCTCGTCAACAACACCACCGGCGACGCGCTGATCCGCGCCGGGGTGCCCGAGGACTGGAGGGTCGGCGACAAGACGGGCGCCGGAAGCCACGGCACGCGCAACGACATCGCCGTCATCTGGCCCCCGGAGGGCGACCCCATCGTCCTCGCCGTCATGTCCAGCCGCGAGGCGGAGGACGCCGAGTACGACGACGCGCTGATCGCCCGGGCCGCCGAGATCGTCGCGGAGGAGCTGGGCTGA
- a CDS encoding peptidoglycan recognition protein family protein: MTRTHRSGPDRRTVLRGAALASGAAVLGGAFTAGGASASAGVAEPPLHTRADWGARSPAGRVQILTTAPSYIVVHHTATANSTDYSLSHAYALSRAIQNYHMDSNGWLDTGQQLTISRGGHVMEGRDRSFAAIREGSHIVGAHVANNNSTCIGIENEGLYTSVSPTGALTDALVATLAWLCGAYRLDPHSAILGHRDFNATACPGDVLYALLPELRDAVADAMLAPVLGTVARRAPAGNGPTYPTVPEDEPDRLFYHGPARGPDDFTR, encoded by the coding sequence ATGACCAGAACCCACCGGTCAGGTCCGGACAGACGCACCGTCCTGCGCGGGGCCGCGTTGGCCTCCGGCGCCGCCGTTCTCGGCGGGGCGTTCACCGCGGGCGGCGCGAGCGCCTCCGCGGGGGTGGCCGAACCGCCCCTGCACACCCGGGCCGACTGGGGAGCGCGCTCGCCCGCGGGCCGGGTCCAGATCCTGACCACCGCGCCCAGCTACATCGTGGTCCACCACACCGCGACGGCCAACAGCACCGACTACTCGCTCAGCCACGCCTACGCCCTGTCCAGGGCGATCCAGAACTACCACATGGACTCCAACGGCTGGCTGGACACCGGCCAGCAGCTCACCATCAGCCGCGGCGGCCACGTCATGGAGGGCCGCGACCGCAGCTTCGCCGCCATCCGCGAGGGCAGCCACATCGTGGGCGCGCACGTGGCCAACAACAACAGCACCTGTATCGGCATCGAGAACGAGGGCCTCTACACGAGCGTGAGCCCGACCGGGGCCCTGACCGACGCGCTGGTGGCCACCCTGGCGTGGCTGTGCGGGGCCTACCGGCTCGATCCGCACAGCGCGATCCTGGGCCACCGCGACTTCAACGCCACCGCCTGCCCCGGCGACGTGCTGTACGCGCTGCTCCCGGAGCTGCGCGACGCGGTCGCCGACGCCATGCTGGCACCGGTCCTGGGAACGGTCGCCCGCCGCGCGCCCGCCGGGAACGGCCCGACCTACCCGACCGTGCCCGAGGACGAGCCGGACCGCCTGTTCTACCACGGTCCCGCCCGGGGCCCCGACGACTTCACCCGCTGA